In Brachyhypopomus gauderio isolate BG-103 chromosome 2, BGAUD_0.2, whole genome shotgun sequence, the DNA window TAACCCATTTaataaaacatacaaaacaGAAAACCCACCAATTAAAACACCTGTGAATGGTGCGCGCTTGGCCTTTTTAAGTGGTCCAGGTACGCCGCTACTCCACTGCGCTTCACATGTTCCAGTCTAgaccagggctattcaactggtgGCCCGCAggccagatccggccctttTGTACCGGCCCATCAAATAACGTTCGCCCATATTCACCAATATTGTAAAGCACTGTGAGGGATGTGATCCTGGCTCTTATTAATGTGAAAGCAGACTTTCCTCTTAATGTGAGTAAtgtagagaaaaaaaagaaactcaACATGAATCAAGGGCACAAAGAAATGGACAAATATCCTCCACGCTTTTCTCTGTTTTTAAATGTTATGTAGTTCATCAGCATTACTATACAAGGCAACATCCATCTCAACACTGTCTTTCAGAGCTTCATTGGAGATGGAGCAGCCTTTTGTGTTGGTGCACTCATCAACGTTGGCATAAACAGAACTGTCGACGTTCAGATCCTACATGGAAAATAATTTCatcagactttttttttcagtctTTTTAAGATTTTACAGACAAAAATTAAATGGACATTTTCCTTTTAAAGTGAAATATTCCATTGTCACTGAAATGTTCCTTTTAAGCAATTCAGCATTgctttacatttatggcattacAACGTTCACAAATGTATTATTATAGCTCATGTAGGACCTGAGAATTTAACCCAATTGTTAAAACAACATTACAGCCAAAGGCATCTGATGATTCTCAAATGACCAGGCCATAGGCACAAGTCCAGGCTTTCATAAAACAAATTATGAAAAGAAAAGGACAATAAACACATGGAGTACAAGGACAACTAATACAAAGCATCCCTTCACACGAGTACATAAACGCGTAACAACAGCAGCATCAACATGAAGGGAAATGCCCGCAATAACCAGCAAGGAAGAGTCCAAACAGATGGAGGCGTATAAATGATGATGGTGAAGGGAGCGTGACAGAAAATAATATTTCATAATGTGACAATATcagagttgttttttttattatttgtatATTATTGGTATAAAAAACTAATTAACCACTCCCACTGGAATTGTTGCTGGTAATTTGATGGACAAAAGTACATTTTACCAATTAAAGACAAGAAAATCTGATTTAAGAAAGTAATTTAATAAATACCATACCTTGATGAATAGGCTTCTTTGCCTAAAGAAACCAGAGTACATCAATTGAAATCACTGTTTCTCATACAGCTCTATATGCATAAATATCTGATCTTTTTCTACATATCAGATGTATTGGAGTTAAAAATCTGAAATGCTGTTTCGAAATGTTcagaaaaaagttttaaaaatcTTTCAGGAAAAAGAATAAGGAGCCCAATAGACACTTTACATGATCTTGGAGCCAAGGTAGGGGTGGTAAAAACACTCTTACCCTTTAATGAACAATGTGGAGGTGAGTCCAGCTAATAGCAACAGTGCAGCTCCTCCCCATCCCAGAAGATGCCATGTGGTGGTTGAAGACTGAATGAAAGCTGGAACATCTGTAGCAACATATTACGCACTGTATTGAGTTCAGTTATTCACACAAATAATATGCTCTGTTTTTAGCTTATTAACTGCCTGACCAAAACACATCTGGGATTTTCTCTGAAACTGAACTAGCAATCACTTAGTTGCTCAGGAGACAAAATTAAAGAATCTACACCACACTTGTAAAATGTATGTACAGCACCTTGCATCAATCTTAATTTCCCTATGTATGCAGAATAAGCAATGTACCCTCTATCTCATTTCATGTGTCAAGGCATATATAAAAGTTGAATGCTACTTACTAACGTCTATAGTCCTATGACAAATCCTAACCTCAGATAACACATAATGCAAGATTTcagggccataaaaaaaaacaataccaAATTGCAAAAACCATAGAGGAAAATGTCATTTTTGCTTTAAGGTTAAAAAACATTTACACATCCTGCCTTCCTAATAATCTCTGGATCACTAACTTACACAAGATATGCAAGAAAATGTGTGAGGTGGAACAGAACGGGTAGGCACGAACAGCCTATTGATGCTTTATCACAGATAATATGGTACATTTACATTGAAAAATAAAACACTTGTGGTACAAAGTCATACAAGAACTGACAAAAACAGCCGACAAGATATACACTTAAAAACAAGAACATAAATAAGACGCACATCTTCTCCTTTAATGCTCTTCAGTTATGGAATAGTCTTCTACCTCCAATCTGAGATGTCTTCTAgctccaatctttaaatctagactcaacactcacctatttaatcaagccttcagttaatgtaCTGCAATTGAAGCTGTGCAGGTCAGGGGCCCACCTACAGTGATTGAGTTTTTTGTTAATCTGAGAtgctgatgctgtcatccagtcTGTGACTGTGGTTGTCACATaaggctacgcccccctctcctagctgtcactccggtgtctctgtccctcgtgtctgtgttgttccctgctccttgatccTGCCCAGCTTGTCTATTTCCCTGGTTTccgtctgtctgccacgcccatgttgtCAGTGtgatcagctgtgtcttgttagttccgtattcttatagtccctgtgtttccctagccccTTGTCGGTGATTGTGTTTCTGCATTTTTTgattgtgttcatgtatgtattCATTCCAGTGCTATTCTGattccgtgttccctgcctcgTGAGTAGGCTACTTCTCGTTTCGTTGCCCAGTCGCCCTGTGTTTTCCGTTTCCTGGTTGTTTCATTTGTTTCCTCGTTCTACCACTGCGTTTCAGTTATGCTGCTAGATAAGCTAGATAGATACGCCTGCTGGAGCCACTAGCTAATCACTAGCACATGTGCTATATACATAAGGATGTTTAGTTGTTtaacctgtattttatatccTGGTTACATGCTTCTACAAAGACAGTTCCATAAAAGCACCTAGAAGATGGTCTGGCATGCTAGAGTGTATGCATATGTCGTGGATGGATGTGCCAATGCTgccatgcacgcacacacacacacacacaaaatggacacaaattaagtattatatcgtgatcgatcgatcaccagtggttggcaccagagcgaactagtaactcactgaatcatagatatggatcagaggtaaataaactagattttttttcgccgtgagaaattggatgtgtggcatgagagtcaaatgcgtgtctctCACGCTGAATGCATGAGAGTTGACAACCCTGCCAGTTGTTACActacagccccgaacccctcccttcgtgtgtgtgtgaatgtagtccatgtctttatatgtacgtccgcgggtgtggctgggtgtgtgtgcgttcacTGGTCTcaatgtgtttcacgcggtgcttgttaggctacgtgtatttagtgtgtgtgttcgtagtGTTTGTTGCTCATCTTTAACGTGATCTGTGTGTATTGTTTAGTGTGAGAACTGTTGCCTGTCTGACTGTAGTTTCAACACGCTGTGAGTGTTTACTGTTTGAGCTATCTCAACTGTTTTGACACGCTGTGAGCGTGTCCTGTGTCGTTTAAATAAAACGTAGCCTTTCTGTGAACGCACCTCGTCTTCGTATCCTCGACTCCCTCGCACCCGTCACACCAGTATATTAGCTTAACCCATCACCCTGTCCGTTATTCTCTTCTTATTATCCCTGCCCAAATCTGCAGCATGTCACATTTCACCTCAGCACTATTCAGAAACCCCCAGGGACTGCAGAAAAGTGTTCTCTCCATGTATACATAATACAAAAGATGCTCCTACATCAATATATtatcttttaaatattttatgaaTTTTCCATTTAAATGCCATTGATAAAAATGGTTATATGAATAATTACGTtataaacacaatatttatccTTTACCATGCTCTTGTATTTCCAGTAGAACTGTGGATGAGTTCTGCTTTCCAAAGGCATTCTGAGCCTCACAAAAATAGAGACCCACTTTGTCACTGGTCAGGCTGAGAGTGAGATtagtttgtgttgtgttgacTTCGTACACATTCCCTTCCCGTTCATGGAACCAGCGCAAATGAGTCACTGCAGGATCTGCAGTAGTGGAACATAGCAGAGTTGTGTTTGTGCCCTTATGGAGGGGTCCCGGGGGGTCCACTTCAATCATAACCTTTGGAGGAACTGAAAGAGGGTTGGTGTGAAAACACATGAGAATGAATGAAATAACCTATGACAAGCTGAGAGGTCTCCAAATTCCTTAAACAACAAAAAGATACTATGCAGAACTAGAACatttgaaaaaaacaaaacagtaacATTAAACATGATTAACTCACATAGAACGGTGATCATGGCGGTGCTCTCAGAGACACTGCTGCCTGCTGTCTGCACAAAGTAGTCCACAGTGCATTTTATCCTTTGTTCATGATAGTCATGTGAGGAGACAAatctcaacacagaagacaaTGTGAAGGCACCATCAGACTGTTCTTCCATAGTCTCTGTGATGTTTCCCAGCAAAGGTACCCATGTCAGGTTAGGAGGATGTAGGGGACAGGGAACCATAGCTGTACAAATGAGCTCCACCACTGCCCCCTCATTTACTGACACGTCCACATGGGACAGGATGGGTTCTGGGAGAGAGTCTGGTTCATAAGAACAGATATTATTAGTTAATGTAGGCTTCAAATGTTCTAGCAGTCAACTCAAATGGActcactgatcacatcacccagGTGCAGACGTGGACATTCCAGTAtgagaaagtaaaactccttcccaggattttactcaagcttgctgtaTTTTCTAATTAGTACCTGTACCACTACCATTTGCTAATTGTATATTTCTCATGTCGTAGTAAGATTTGTGAAAAGCTCAAGTTATTTGACAAGTAATAGACATTAATGGTATAGTTTACCTTTAACATTTATGAAGACTGATTTTTTAAAGGTGTATTTGAAGCCAGTCTCCAGTCTAAAGAAATAGTTGTCAGATAATGGGGAACTAATGTTGTAAAAAACAGATGTGCAGTTTTTCTGGGTCAGGTCCCCCAGGATTTTTCCATTAAGTCTGTTGACCTTCTGAGAGGAGTTGAAAACATCAACGCTATCTGTAAACCACGGTGACCCTTTCCTCCAAACACCAGTTACCGGTAGCTTCAATTTCTCTTCTTGGGATTCAGGAATGCTAAAGTGGCATGGGATGAGAACACAGGAGCCATTCAACACTTCCAACATGGATGGCATCTCAATGGTGTAGCTACACTCAACACCTGCAGCAAGCaagcacatacaaacacagattTGAACCTCACAAGAAAGAATATTTGATGATATGAAGGGTACATAATTGTGATGAAACAGCACTTTAAATTTCTATTCAATAAtctttttattagttttaaatacatttatcaaTAAGGTAAAATCACACATAATATCTTAAGTTGCCATTTTCTCCACAGAGGTTCTAATGGTCAGTAGATCACTCACTGGTGATTACAGTCAAGCCCAACAGGAACTTGGCTAGAGGCATGTCGCTCAGCACACAGTCTGCAAATACATCAACAAAACTTTATTTTGTTAATCATAGTCCTCAAGGCACATTGCTCTGTACATTGTAGAATGTTTCCTGCTGTAAAACACTTAACTCAGTAAGGTGGTGTTAATGATCAGATTAGACAGACTTAACCCAGTAatgtggggcagtcatggcctggtggtagggaactggtcttgtgaccggagggtcttgggttcgattcccagacctgaggccatgactgaggtttccttaagcaaggcacctaacaccaactgctccccgggtgccgagctagggctgcccaccgctctgggcacgtgtgatccacagccccttagtgtgtgtgtgtgtgtgtttgttctaactgcacagatgggtaaaaagcggaggacaaatttcgtttgcggtgaaaaaatcacaattgacaaaatatggcacatttgatAATCAGATTAGATACGCTTAACTCAGTAAGCTGATGTTAATGATCAGAGTAGACACCCTTAACTCAGTAAGGTGGTGTTAATGATAAGTGTAACTATCTGCGtagcgcagaacagggaggtggacacaaacgctgaggagagcgagatttattcaaggacattccaaaggcagagtcgagatagcaggcaggggtcataacgggcaggCAATCCGGACATGAAATACGTACAGACATGACTTAAACAAAACTAGTAGGACTCACGGACAAGGTAGGAACACACAGTAGTCACGGGAAAACAACGAGGTTTGTAGCAGGAACACGATGAACATGAACGCACGAGAGAATGCACAAActaacagcatgaacaaaacaaccaataactagacctgggagacacagggactaatatacacagaactaactgggaacaggtgagaacaatgacgacaggggcATGGCAGACAATAGGGAattatcaaaataaacgagcaaggcgggacaaacgggcaaggaacacagacacgagggaacccagcgtgacagctaggagaggtggcgtagccatacgtgacaataAGATTAGACACATTTAACTCAGTACGTGGTGTTAACTCAGTAAGATGATGTCAAtgatcaggggtgggtttcccgataacaaacgatcttagaaagttacgaacaacgtaactttaagaacgacgtaacaTTAAGAACGcgaaatttacgagtgtttcccaaaagccttcatagtctccaaatttacaaacgagttctaagtagttcttagttgactccgcctctgcaCTTGAAAAGCTCCGCTAGTCGAAAACTgaaccaccgatttacatacattttttcattattacaaCGCAAAAGTATCATTagcaaaatgacaatcataaaaactaacaactaataagtgttgAAATTTCAAGTATAAGAAAAAAATGAGTAGAACATAAATTATTACCTATGCAATTCTGACCAATCgtaggcttttatcaaggctataaatagggcacacaattaacctttcacacgttattcAAACCCATAGCAAACAAGCtgagaaaatgaaactttctgtcgagtgaactgagccaaaaacaaaagtacagcctactgttttcaatagctcgaggaagttcctcaaataaaaaaaaaaacaaaaaaaatgggaCGATATTGCCAAGAATATCAGTGCATGTAGTGGAATTAAGAGATCAGGCATGGCATGTGGCATGACTTCTGtagtcaagtcaaaaataaggggacagaactcagaaaggaaaagggttaagactggtggaggtcaaatgtccacaagtgtCCTTACTGTTGAAGAGGAACAGGCACTGGGGATACTGGGCCCCACAGCTGCTGAAGGGATACCAGGGGATTTGATACAAGAGTATATAGCTTCAGAGTTGATACCCCCTGTCAGCTAATACATGGCCACCATCAAATGCACCGTCCCTAGccatctgacacactccagaattGGCCCAGATAAAGGAGTCATGAGTACTCCCAGGCCACTTGGCCACAATGTCCGTAAGGAGGCCTTGGTGGTTGTATATTACTTGTATATTCAAAGCAGAGAAGCCTTTAcagcagatgtagatgtaggctGGGAATGTGTATGGGGATCAGAGTgacgtgttttattttattttaaattttttggctgcatggcgaagcaatgctttagtaaccagtgttgggtaagttactttaaaaaagtaatttgttacagttacaagttaccttgtttaaaattgtagtgtaacttttctgattactttcgaaaaagtaatgtaactaattacttttggattactttttgattactttaaggtttaaatgagtattgacccatgatcaacatttaatttttgagaactgacagtgtgaaacttAAGAGTATgaagctgagagggaattgctgacaggcaatcacaggaggtccacaagaagagatgcctgcaccaggcatgtaagattctcagactactgtcatcgggccatactcttttctgctcctcccccaggctctaccattttcacagtttgcagactaacacaagcaggttcagaaaccacttctttcccacagcggtcaccttattgaactcttcccaaagatcattctttccttctctatccataccttaccatccacacaaaatctgttaagtgttcctcttcaatccacgtctgtatagccctatctacagtggtataggataatctgtatattatctgtatgattccatctgtatttatcacatatatttttctttgccctgtgcattgtactgccataactacattacacacacacgcgttttcctaggtaatttatctactctgcacatatctattaaccatctttacttacactagctgtaactaactgcattgtatctctaaatactgcattctatacaatctgcacgtgttgcacttgattagataccaaactgtatttcattacttcatacaaatttcatttaaatgtattgcttgtcgaacggtaggtctgaGATAGGTCCAGtgataccaattgggtaggctatgtcgtgtcatagacatcgacaaacgtttttccaacactaaacagtcataaatattcatttgataccgtctgtcattgtctataatagtcatgtatgattccaacgaatacctgtttaggactttaaacagctaatttggttagcctgtaaaagctagcatgctaaaggacaaacacattcaagtgaatggtagtagctagcccagcaggtagctaactatggaaaccacttgtgtgtgtgtgtgtgtgtgtgtgtgtgtgtgtgtgtgtgtgtgtgagacggtcagcataccctgctgttagctcgcttacaacctcaatactgGTTGCcttctagggttgccacctgtcccggttatCCCGGAACTATCCCGGTTTTCAcctcgctgtcccggttttcccgggctgtcccagtttgtctcggttttccttctttttaataatcggtcccggcaaaaaaaaaaaaatcatttaatgtcccggttttcactaagttagttcaaacgactatttagactatttattaaatatttcgcaaaggtttttgtttatattttaaaaatgtaactaaaattgtaattcttaatttttccagaagtaactgtaactgaattacatattttctcattgtaactgtaacaaagtcaggagcaagccgaaggaaaatttgcattttcaaggtggcaatataaacattatttaagaaaatacttgaagttcctgaatgtctaccagactgggtatttgatttatttaattaagaatggaggttttattgttaagtttacttttgttgtgaacaaaccagagaatttaatttaatttgatagatgtaaatgcaccttatatagtgtaactgtttacttgtgcttttttttttctttttaaggattttatcctgcattggtctgttgatgtgcaataaatgtcaaaagttaaacacctttctgatctactcatttcaactgactgtgaaaactgcttttacaaaaaatccttattcattggcatgtaactttttttttactgtaatgcaaatagttactttccctggtaacgagttacttttattgtagattaattcagttactaactcagttacttttttgaacaagtagtgagtaactataactaaaaactttttaaagtaacattcccaacactggtaaAGTGGTATTAATGATCAGGCACACTTAACTCAGTAAGGTGGTATTAATGATCAGATTAGACACATTTAACTCAGTAAGGTGGTGTTAATTATCAGATTAAAAACGAGTTAAGTCCAGGATTATTCATTTGATCACCATGTTCCAAATGGCTCAGAACGCTCTAGAAAGTGACACTGCTGCTGATTCTAAAGCTACATATAAATTGTAAATATAGAATAAGAAAATAATGAAACTCACTCTGATCTCCAAAAGgcacttttaaaatattttcaacTATGTTTAAACTATTTGAACTTCCATCCAATTATTTTCATAGTTCAGTAGTGCTGGACAATTCATCAGGACATTGCTGATGATGATTCTTGCAGTACAACATGCATAAGTTAGGGGCAGATGGCATGTAGAAGATTTGATTCGTTGGTGTGAACTGCAAACGAGAGAAAATAGGAAGGATGAAATGAAGACAGAGGCGAGAAAAATGACAGTAACGTTTGAGGAAGCGAGAGGCCTGTGGAAATCGATGTATCTATTATTCATagtgtaaaaatgaaataactACAAGCAGTGAACGGTCAGCAAAGCCAAAGTCTAAGTGCTTGTTAAAGCAGACCGGATGTGGCGACCAAAGAGCACCGACACAGCGACTAGAACAAGGAGTTAAAGGCAGAACAGCATGCAGGATCTGGAACCAGTGGACAATATGCAGACCTAGAGGCATAAATAGCCCTGTAAAGCATGGGAGACAGGTGAAAGCAATACACCAATTAACCGGAGATGATGAGGTGTGAAGGGTTTGTGACGATGCAGATGTGGAAGTGAATGTGTCCCTGGAGCTGAGGGGCACCCAGTGACAACATCATTTCAAGATAAACCCCTTGTCCTGTatctacaaaaaaaaataataataatcaaaactACCACAATATCAAGACATTCTTGCTTCAAACTCAACTGAAAGCATCTAGTCTGTACATCTAAAGCAGACCTGTTAAAGATATAACACTGGCGGTTAATATTGGCTGATGTTTGGAGTTTTTTGCCCTT includes these proteins:
- the LOC143508774 gene encoding myelin-associated glycoprotein-like yields the protein MPLAKFLLGLTVITSVECSYTIEMPSMLEVLNGSCVLIPCHFSIPESQEEKLKLPVTGVWRKGSPWFTDSVDVFNSSQKVNRLNGKILGDLTQKNCTSVFYNISSPLSDNYFFRLETGFKYTFKKSVFINVKDSLPEPILSHVDVSVNEGAVVELICTAMVPCPLHPPNLTWVPLLGNITETMEEQSDGAFTLSSVLRFVSSHDYHEQRIKCTVDYFVQTAGSSVSESTAMITVLFPPKVMIEVDPPGPLHKGTNTTLLCSTTADPAVTHLRWFHEREGNVYEVNTTQTNLTLSLTSDKVGLYFCEAQNAFGKQNSSTVLLEIQEHDVPAFIQSSTTTWHLLGWGGAALLLLAGLTSTLFIKGQRSLFIKDLNVDSSVYANVDECTNTKGCSISNEALKDSVEMDVALYSNADELHNI